The following DNA comes from Eleginops maclovinus isolate JMC-PN-2008 ecotype Puerto Natales chromosome 8, JC_Emac_rtc_rv5, whole genome shotgun sequence.
GACCTGCACAGACATTTGGAGGGGCTATTGCTCTAAACTGGAAAAGGGGCCTCCCCCAAATTAAGATAGTGTTTTAGAGCTCTTTATAAGGCATTATTGTAAGTGCTGAAATAATGAAAGCATTATTACTGTTCTCCCTTTAACACTATAAAGGAGTTCAAAGATGGAGCTGTctccaaaagaaacattttacatatatatattcttatttttaaacagaattattagaatcagaataaaGTACGAATACACTTCATTCTTTACTGCTATAAAAACATACTAAGACAACTGCGCACTAGTGCAGTCAGTtacatttgaatggattgtgGCTGCACTCAGGGATTGTTGAGTCCCATTAGACTGGAGAAGGTTATATAGTCATTCATGTGATAATAAATATGGTGCCTTCTTGAATAGAATATTTACAACCTGTTGTAAAGTCTCTGTGAACCAGTTATCTGGCCGTCTTATCCATAGTATAGCCTACTACAGCTATTAGTAGTATTGATCACCAAGCTCTCAAATGTGTTCTGAACTGGAGGCTTGGGGTTAGCCCCCAACAGAACATATAAACTTCACTCAGCACAGATACAGGCTTTGCTTTTATcactgatttaaatatttgttctaATGAGTTATTAGTGTACTCCAACTTATGTAGTTGCTTGACATAATCACAGTGCTGCAGCTGCCCTGCTGGCACCCTTTATCCAGCGCTGCAAAGTCGCAGTCCTTTTAGCTGCCTCCTTCAGATATCTCTCTGCTTCAGTCTCCTCTGTCTGGAATCATTCTTAAGCACAGAAATGTAACATTCGGCTATGCataaaaaaccaaacaattaTTACATAACTCATTTGAACAGTAGTTCACATCATCTCATAACAGAATAATCTACCTGCATTCTGAActgacttttaaaatgaaaaccagGGACATTTTTAGTGTTGCGGTCCATAGCTCACTAAAATATCTAATGTTAGTAACTATTAAAGGAAACATGGGGACAATTCTGTTTGTAGTTTAACCAGTGTAACTGCTGAGCAGACATACTGATTAAATAGGGCTTCTAAGTAAttgaagaagaagcagcagcagctgctaaCGCTAAATGCTAACGCTAAATGCTAACGCTAAGGCTACAATAGTTGTATTGCTGCGAACAAGCACCACGCCATTGAAACATCGAGTTTGTTcccattttatttctgtgtttttaaagcatatttgagAACGGGGACATTTCCGGGGACAGATTGACCCGGGGATTGGCCACCAAAGCCAGGCAGGTATTTGGTTTGATCACCTTAGCCGTATGAGGCCGGACTCGGAGGGCTTTCCTTTACTCTCCGCTGTCAGATTGTAAACAAAGTCACGTGACTGGGGGCAGGTGACAGCGCTGACAAGGTGTGTTTCCTGCTTGTTGATTCGGCcacaacagaataaataaaaaactctcGCTCTCCCCAGCAGGGCAGGTCAGCCAAAAAGGGCAAACGGGCCATTGGCCTGACAACATTAGCCCGTACCTGTTCAGAATGTATAATACTCCCCGCCCACTAAGTCatcccagccaatcagagcgtgGCACAAACATACAGGTAAAGTTTTGAAAggataaaactttatttttcatgtgtCGACACAACCCTCCATGATTGGTCGGTTTGCAGACTACAGCAGATCAGttcaatagaaaaaaaacaacagacaaatCCTGACGATCCTATTGGACGAAGGGTTCGTCCGACTCACGTTGATGTCATCAACCAAACCCCCTACGCTAACGGCAAAGCAAcatggctcacacacacacacacacacacacacacacacacacacacacacacacacacacacacacacacacacacacacacacacacacacacacacacacacacacacgaattGTTGAGACCCTTGTtaatactgaaataaaaattCACTGTTTTTGAGGGGGGGGCAAAAAGTAAAATCCTGTGATCCGattgttttggcacatttaatGGGACCCTTCAGAGGCACCTGTGACATCACTCCCCAGATACACCTGCCTCTCACACACCGCTCACCTGGTGGGCTGGTCGTCAGCTGGTCGTCAGCTGGTGACTTCAGTTAAAATCAGCCCTTTGATTCTGTAATTGATATGATTTATTACTCCTGGATTCCTGAGAAACAGGAGAGGGTGAGCAGGCAGCTTCATGTCTGAGACTCACTGTTCATTCAGTCCTTCTCCTGGTATATATTACCCCTCTCTTACTAACCTGTCTAACCTCTCTAACCACTCTAACCCTCTCTAACCAACCTGTCTAACCCTCTCTAACTAACCTGTCTAACTAACCTGTCTAACCACTCTAACCCTCTCTAACTAACCTCTCTAACCAACCTGTCTAACCCTCTCTAACTAACCTGTCTAACTAACCTGTCTAACCACTCTAACCACTTTAACCCTCTCTAGCTAACCCTCTCTTACCCTCTCTAGCTAACCACTTTAACCCTCTCTTACCCTCTCTAGCTAACCACTTTAACCCTCTCTAGCTAACCCTCTCTTACCCTCTCTAGCTAACCACTTTAACCCTCTCTAGCTAACCCTCTCTTACCCTCTCTAGCTAACCACTTTAACCCTCTCTAACCCTCTCTTACCCTCTCTAACCCTCTCTTACCCTCTCTAACCCTCTCTAACCCTCTCTTACCCTCTCTAACCCTCTCTTACCCTCTCTAACCCTCTCTAACCCTCTCTTACCCTCTCTAACCCTCTCTAACCCTCTCTTACCCTCTCTAACCCTCTCTTACCCTCTCTTACCCTCTCTAACCCTCTCTTACCCTCTCTAACCCTCTCTAACCCTCTCTTACCCTCTCTAACCCTCTCTTACCCTCTCTAACCCTCTCTAACCCTCTCTAACCCTCTCTAACCCTCTCTTACCCTCTCTAACCCTCTTTAACCCTCTCTAACCCTCTCTTACCCTCTCTAACCCTCTCTAACCCTCTCTAACCCTCTCTTACCCTCTCTAACCCTCTCTTACCCTCTCTAACCCTCTCTAACCCTCTCTTACCCTCTCTAACCCTCTCTTACCCTCTCTAACCCTCTCTAACCCTCTCTAACCCTCTCTAACCCTCTCTTACCCTCTCTAACCCTCTCTTACCCTCTCTAACCCTCTCTAACCCTCTCTAACCCTCTCTAACCCTCTCTTACCCTCTCAGGAAGGTGAATTCAgtctttattttcagtctttgaGAAGAAATGTTTTGGAGCTGAAAAATATGACAAACTAAATTCTGCACAAAGTTCAGATACAGCtaaaacagagaggggggggggtcctctGTCCTGAAGCCTGACTGAAGGGGGGTTAGGGTCTAAGAAACTCCTGAACCCCCCCAACCCAGTTTCACCTTTAGTCAGGGTTCAAGGCAGCACAATACTCTCCAATCAGCTCTAAGGATTTTCGTacagcagccaatcaggagaTAGTGTTCTGAGTGCTCCCCCCTGATTGGCTGTTTGGCGTTCTGATCAAAGATCAGGTGGTTCAGTGCGACGcatccctcctcttctttcacCCTGCGCTCTCATTGGCTTGTTCTGGCATCAATAAGTTTTAGCACCAAAGGAACATAAATAGTTAAaaacacacgcactcacacacacactcacacacacacactctctctctcagaaacaaacagtcacagtcacacacacacacacacacagtctacaCGTCGAGGATCTCCTCGGCCGTCCCCCCGCAGCGCAGCCGGTAACGCCCGGTCCTCCAGCTGATGGTGGGGTCCCAGAGGGCCGACAGGAAGATCTGCACGGCCATGGACTCCCTGATGAACCAGGCCACAGCGAAGTCCAGCTTAGAGAAGCAGAGAGCACCACCCTGCAGGACGCAACACACACCTTCAATACTCCtcatttcttttgttctttatcATGcgtttattacatttgaaaagtcttttattttaatgtcattttctatatttttcaaatgaaggttttttattttattatttaaagacttAGCTTAAAAGTTATTTCAATGATTCAATGTCCTTTTAGAATTGGACTTTAGTCATTCTTTTGATAAATCAACTCTTTTAAAAAGCACATCAAAAGGGatcaatatattttacagtaaacataaacaacatatttataaaataaaacatagctTAAAgaccctttcaaaataaaagcatgcattGGGTGTACCTGGACTCCAGTGAGCTGGATGTAGTCCGAGATGAACCAGGCCAGGCAGTGGCACATGAAGAACACCATCATGTCCCACCTGCAGCACAGGTAGATGTACTGACACAGGTAGATGTACTGACACAGGTAGATGTACTGACACAGGTAGATGTACTGACACAGGTAGATGTACTGACACAGGTAGATGTACTGACACAGGTAGATGTACTGACACAGGTAGATGTACTGACACAGGTAGATGTACTGACACAGGTAGATGTACTAACACAGGTAGATGTACTGACACAGGTAGATGTACTGACACAGGTAGATGTACTAACACAGGTAGATGTACTGACACAGGTAGATGTACTGCAGTATTATTAATACTAGGGCTGCCcccgattagtcgactaatcgctagtaaaaaaaataaagaaaggtcCATCTGCGCACTGCAGGTGCTCTGACGCGTCAGCCGGACCCCCCCCTCAGACTTCTTTCAGAGCTGGGCCTGGTCCTTCAGTTATTTTGTCGgcaggatatccaaagtgtgcgatCCTTCTGAGCGAGTAAGGGACGAGCCTCAACAGGTGACACACGCATACTCCACTGGAAAAAAGGTGCCTCCGTTATCCACACCATCATATCAAAACCCGGAGCTTTATTATCCCGACAACGGGGGCTCCTTCCTCAGACTCGGAGAcaccagcagcagtgagtcaggcagcaGCCTGGCTTTGTACCAACAGACCTCAACCTGTGGTGTGTAATCATTCTGAGCTCAGGACACCGTCAGCTTTCATCTCAGGATCAGGGCGTAATGTGGAGGGATTTTTGCTGACCAGCATCTTTGTCGCTGTGTCCTGTGTAGcatttattgggttgttatattcagatatgaattaCAGAAACCAGAACTCAATGTTCAGTGTGTGCTcgctgcttgttcacacacacattaagaatcctcACCGGAGCGTCTGCTGCTTGTACCGCTGCCGGGCGGACGCTCCGTCTGTGCGGCGCGCTGTGACTCTCATGCGCTTTctacagtttaatttatatttcatgtgaagcacaacgtaCCATGCTGTTATAATACAGatctttatcagcctttgaaactggAACCGTTTTGGGAgaaaaactattatttattatgattttaaatatatatatttaaatatatcaaatacgtgagacgattagtcgactaatcgcctgaaATGATGACGATTAGTCGACGGCAGCCCTAATTAATACACAGGTAgaatgccacacacacacgcacactacCTGAACACATAATGAGCGGCCCAGCCAATGATGAGGCTCGCCAGGAAGCACTCGGAGACAGGTTCCAGCACGGTGCCCGGCAACATGTTGATCCGCAACTTCGtccacctgacacacacacacacacacacacacacacacacacacacacacacacacacacacacacacacacacacacacacacacacacacacacacacacacacacacacacacacacacacacacacacacacacacacacacacacacacacacacacacacacacacacacacacacacacacacacacacacacacacacacacacacacacctttagtGTACCTGCAACAAACACGTACATCCCTTTCCCCTTCAGCTCCCCAGGTCAACAGTCAATCATCTGAAGAAGGTCACCTGATCATGCGGGACTGGAACTGGCCAATAGAGTACGAGCCAGAGTTCTGCATCGCCACCTGTGTCGCCATGGAGAACTTCCAGCCTCTGAGGAGACAGACCATAATAGGCTCTTTAATGCTTGTTCAATATGCAGAAATGCTCAGGtgctgatgctaacatgctaacctGTCAGCGATGGCTTTAGCCATGAAGTAGTCCTCAGCGATGTACTGGGCGAAGGCCACCAGTCCTCCGGCCTGGTCCAACACGTCCTTCCTCATCAGACACGACATCCCCGTCACACACTTGATCCCCGTCACGTTAGCCGAGATGTAGGAGCGAGGGTGGGAGGTCCCGAAATACACCTGGAGATGTTAGCCTGTGTTACCAGAGCGGGTATCATGGTGGACTTAATCCTACAAGGTTCAGGTGTACAGGAAGCTGCTGGGCCCTCACGGGGCTAGCGCTAGCATCAGTGTGTACTCATTTGCTCGGGCCCAGAGCTAGCGGTGTTAGCATTACCTGTTCCAGGGTGGCGGCGAAGCCCTGGCGGTCAGCAACGTACGGCAACCCGTGGACCAACCCCACCTTCTctgtcatctgattggtcaTATCTGTCAGGGTGTCTGGTTtcactaacacacacgcacacacacacagttagctCCAGTGTTAGCATGTAGATCAATGTTTCAGTGGATCAGGGTGAGTACCTCGGATGCCGCTGTCACAGATCCACACCAGCCCATACTTGGCTCCCTCGTAGCCCGGCAT
Coding sequences within:
- the ugcg gene encoding ceramide glucosyltransferase, which encodes MEAGSKKWRGAAEFREPRNTFSSGINITPPLPRRLHLHRKRSEVKGQMAGVSLLKPLKGVDPNLISNLETFFTLDYPKYEVLLCVQDQDDPAVDVCKKLLGKYPSVDARLFIGGKKVGINPKINNLMPGYEGAKYGLVWICDSGIRVKPDTLTDMTNQMTEKVGLVHGLPYVADRQGFAATLEQVYFGTSHPRSYISANVTGIKCVTGMSCLMRKDVLDQAGGLVAFAQYIAEDYFMAKAIADRGWKFSMATQVAMQNSGSYSIGQFQSRMIRWTKLRINMLPGTVLEPVSECFLASLIIGWAAHYVFRWDMMVFFMCHCLAWFISDYIQLTGVQGGALCFSKLDFAVAWFIRESMAVQIFLSALWDPTISWRTGRYRLRCGGTAEEILDV